A window from Chrysemys picta bellii isolate R12L10 chromosome 20, ASM1138683v2, whole genome shotgun sequence encodes these proteins:
- the LOC112061776 gene encoding sulfotransferase 2B1-like isoform X1, whose protein sequence is MACEYFTHKGVLFPCLVSSPKELSYVENEFQVRDDDIFNIAYPKSGTNWMLEILSLIRCDGDPGWVRSVLNWERAPWVDNETGLEAALKYPPPRLLSSHLPVQLFPKFLQRSKAKIIYTLRCPKDVLVSLYHFSKLLCLVKDPGSLDSFLEDFLSRNVVYSSWFDHVTGWMGLKGNENFFSITYEELQQDLRGSVRRICHFLGKELSEEQVAAVVENASFQSMKGNKMSNYSQLSDEYMDHQNGEFLRKGICGDWRNHLSEAQSQRFDTVYRERMQGLGMTFPWD, encoded by the exons atgGCGTGTGAATACTTCACCCACAAGGGGGTACTGTTCCCATGCCTGGTTTCCTCCCCCAAGGAGCTGAGCTACGTGGAGAACGAATTCCAGGTGCGGGACGATGACATCTTCAACATCGCCTACCCCAAGTCAG GCACTAACTGGATGCTGGAGATCCTGAGTCTGATCCGTTGTGACGGGGACCCCGGCTGGGTGCGCAGCGTGCTGAACTGGGAGCGGGCACCCTGGGTGGATAACGAGACGGGGCTTGAGGCTGCCCTGAAataccccccaccccggctgctctcctcccacctccccgtCCAGCTCTTCCCCAAGTTCCTGCAGCGCTCCAAGGCCAAG atcatcTACACCCTGCGCTGCCCCAAGGACGTCCTGGTCTCGCTGTACCACTTCTCCAAGCTTCTGTGTCTCGTCAAGGACCCTGGTTCACTGGACTCCTTCCTCGAGGACTTCCTGAGCAGGAATG TGGTCTACAGCTCCTGGTTCGACCACGTCACCGGCTGGATGGGGCTGAAGGGCAACGAGAACTTCTTCTCCATCACCTACGAGGAGCTGCAGCAG GATCTgcggggcagcgtgcggagaatCTGCCACTTCCTGGGGAAGGAGCTGAGTGAAGAGCAAGTGGCCGCGGTGGTGGAGAACGCCTCCTTCCAGAGCATGAAGGGGAACAAAATGTCCAACTACTCGCAGCTGAGTGACGAGTACATGGACCACCAGAACGGGGAGTTCCTGAGGAAAG GGATCTGCGGTGACTGGAGGAACCATCTCTCGGAGGCACAGAGCCAACGATTTGACACCGTTTACCGGGAGCGGATGCAGGGTCTGGGCATGACCTTCCCCTGGGACTGA
- the LOC112061776 gene encoding sulfotransferase 2B1-like isoform X2 → MPGFLPQGAELRGERIPGTNWMLEILSLIRCDGDPGWVRSVLNWERAPWVDNETGLEAALKYPPPRLLSSHLPVQLFPKFLQRSKAKIIYTLRCPKDVLVSLYHFSKLLCLVKDPGSLDSFLEDFLSRNVVYSSWFDHVTGWMGLKGNENFFSITYEELQQDLRGSVRRICHFLGKELSEEQVAAVVENASFQSMKGNKMSNYSQLSDEYMDHQNGEFLRKGICGDWRNHLSEAQSQRFDTVYRERMQGLGMTFPWD, encoded by the exons ATGCCTGGTTTCCTCCCCCAAGGAGCTGAGCTACGTGGAGAACGAATTCCAG GCACTAACTGGATGCTGGAGATCCTGAGTCTGATCCGTTGTGACGGGGACCCCGGCTGGGTGCGCAGCGTGCTGAACTGGGAGCGGGCACCCTGGGTGGATAACGAGACGGGGCTTGAGGCTGCCCTGAAataccccccaccccggctgctctcctcccacctccccgtCCAGCTCTTCCCCAAGTTCCTGCAGCGCTCCAAGGCCAAG atcatcTACACCCTGCGCTGCCCCAAGGACGTCCTGGTCTCGCTGTACCACTTCTCCAAGCTTCTGTGTCTCGTCAAGGACCCTGGTTCACTGGACTCCTTCCTCGAGGACTTCCTGAGCAGGAATG TGGTCTACAGCTCCTGGTTCGACCACGTCACCGGCTGGATGGGGCTGAAGGGCAACGAGAACTTCTTCTCCATCACCTACGAGGAGCTGCAGCAG GATCTgcggggcagcgtgcggagaatCTGCCACTTCCTGGGGAAGGAGCTGAGTGAAGAGCAAGTGGCCGCGGTGGTGGAGAACGCCTCCTTCCAGAGCATGAAGGGGAACAAAATGTCCAACTACTCGCAGCTGAGTGACGAGTACATGGACCACCAGAACGGGGAGTTCCTGAGGAAAG GGATCTGCGGTGACTGGAGGAACCATCTCTCGGAGGCACAGAGCCAACGATTTGACACCGTTTACCGGGAGCGGATGCAGGGTCTGGGCATGACCTTCCCCTGGGACTGA